One Phaseolus vulgaris cultivar G19833 chromosome 2, P. vulgaris v2.0, whole genome shotgun sequence DNA window includes the following coding sequences:
- the LOC137812184 gene encoding GDSL esterase/lipase At1g29670-like — protein MGCKSKLWLVGVFLLMQDCIGGPNLEVAGFFVFGDSLADCGNNNNLRTEAKVNHLPYGIDFPQGPTGRFTNGRTIVDIIGERLGFKEYIPPFANRSGSDILKGVNYASGSAGILEESGNHLGEHIGLEKQIQNHKIIVYDISKQLQGITKANKHLNECLYYLNIGSNDYVNNYFMPDHYQSSQKFSSDQFAQILTEEYSKHLKVLYILGARKIALSAVGPLGCVPHEVSIHGKPGSLCVEAENDAVTLLNDKLKALVQRFNQQFPDAKFVLIPGLSTDTTAKMAQEYKPDAYVCCKVGPDGQCIPNEKPCESRNKSPYFDAFHPSEVINEAIADNAYSALSTNMVDSSVK, from the exons ATGGGTTGTAAAAGCAAGTTATGGTTAGTGGGTGTTTTTCTGCTGATGCAAGATTGCATTGGTGGGCCTAATCTGGAAGTAGCTGGTTTTTTCGTGTTTGGAGACTCTCTAGCAGATTGTGGAAACAACAACAATCTACGTACTGAGGCCAAAGTTAATCACTTGCCTTATGGGATTGATTTCCCACAAGGCCCTACTGGAAGATTTACCAACGGCCGTACTATCGTTGACATAATCG GTGAGCGTTTGGGATTCAAGGAATATATTCCCCCCTTTGCAAATAGGAGTGGTTCAGACATACTCAAAGGTGTCAATTATGCATCAGGTTCAGCGGGGATTCTCGAAGAGTCCGGGAACCATTTG GGTGAGCATATTGGGTTGGAAAAGCAAATACAAAACCACAAAATCATAGTTTACGATATCAGTAAGCAACTCCAGGGTATTACGAAAGCGAACAAACACCTAAACGAATGCTTATATTATCTTAATATAGGCAGCAATGATTATGTAAACAACTACTTCATGCCCGACCATTACCAATCAAGTCAGAAGTTTTCTTCCGACCAGTTTGCCCAGATTCTTACCGAAGAAtattcaaagcatttaaag GTCTTGTATATACTTGGAGCAAGGAAGATTGCTTTGTCTGCTGTAGGCCCCTTAGGCTGCGTTCCGCACGAAGTTTCTATACATGGAAAACCTGGATCACTCTGTGTTGAAGCGGAAAATGATGCAGTCACCCTTTTAAACGACAAGCTTAAAGCATTAGTTCAACGTTTCAATCAACAATTCCCTGATGCTAAATTTGTCCTTATTCCTGGCCTGTCAACCGACACCACTGCAAAAATGGCACAAG AATATAAACCTGATGCTTATGTATGCTGCAAAGTTGGGCCTGATGGACAGTGCATCCCTAATGAGAAGCCATGCGAGAGCAGAAACAAATCTCCATATTTTGATGCATTTCATCCTTCTGAGGTTATCAACGAAGCCATCGCAGATAATGCTTATAGTGCTTTAAGTACAAACATGGTAGACTCAAGTGTCAAGTAA
- the LOC137812187 gene encoding probable dolichyl pyrophosphate Man9GlcNAc2 alpha-1,3-glucosyltransferase gives MDLSRFSEMGKGKKVRDTASHDFDWRWWLVRNGTAVVFITVGLFALLVRVAVSLHPYSGAGNPPKFGDYEAQRHWMEITTNLPVKEWYRNSSSNDLSYWGLDYPPLTAYQSFIHGLFLRFFHPDSVALLTSRGHESYLGKLLMRWTVLSSDALIFFPAVVYFIVVHYNQPSRSHKSELLWHTAVLLLSPCLILIDHGHFQFNCISLGFSVGAVAAILSGKDLVGSVLYCLALNHKQMSAYFAPAFFSHLLGKCLRRKHPILEVLKLGLFVLGTFAAVWWPYLYSTQSILEVLSRLAPFERGLFEDYVANFWCASSVVVKWKRLFTTESLKLISFTATVITCLPSMIQQIRSPSHRGFLYALLNSSFSFYLFSFQVHEKSILLPLLPATLLAVEEPFIFKWLTQFAMLSMFPLICRDNLVVAYLALLALFFLILNAPVQHRVRESNHLSNYMGSATMFLILCCYFVLHIVYLTMHPPEKYPFLFEAIIMNLCFSQFVLVTLACNIKQWLLKKPAKLEEIEKKFI, from the exons ATGGATCTGAGCCGATTTTCTGAAATGGGGAAGGGAAAGAAGGTTAGAGACACTGCAAGTCATGATTTTGATTGGCGGTGGTGGTTGGTTCGGAATGGAACAGCAGTTGTATTCATCACTGTTGGGTTGTTTGCATTGTTGGTCCGTGTGGCGGTGTCACTGCACCCTTACTCTGGTGCTGGCAACCCTCCGAAGTTTGGGGACTACGAGGCTCAGAGGCATTGGATGGAGATTACCACTAACCTTCCGGTCAAGGAATGGTATAGAAACAGTTCCAGCAATGATCTCAGCTATTGGGGACTCGACTACCCACCTTTGACTGCGTACCAGAGTTTCATTCATGGCCTTTTTCTTAGATTCTTCCATCCTGATTCCGTAGCTCTTCTCACTTCCAGAGGTCATGAGTCCTATCTTGG AAAACTACTCATGAGGTGGACAGTCTTATCATCTGATGCCCTGATTTTCTTTCCGGCTGTCgtatattttattgttgttcATTACAACCAACCTTCAAGGAGCCATAAAAGTGAACTACTATGGCACACTGCTGTGCTATTGCTAAGCCCTTGCTTGATCTTAATTGATCATGGTCATTTTCAG TTCAACTGCATCAGCTTGGGTTTCTCTGTTGGAGCTGTTGCTGCTATCCTCTCTGGAAAAGATTTGGTGGGTTCTGTTCTTTATTGTCTAGCTCTAAATCATAAACAG ATGAGTGCATATTTTGCACCTGCATTTTTCAGCCATCTACTAGGCAAATGCCTGAGGCGGAAACATCCAATCCTTGAGGTGTTAAAActtgggttgtttgttttagGAACGTTTGCAGCTGTGTGGTGGCCTTATCTATATTCAACACAATCCATTTTAGAG GTCCTCTCGCGTCTTGCTCCATTTGAAAGGGGATTATTTGAGGATTACGTGGCCAACTTTTGGTGTGCCTCTTCAGTTGTCGTCAAGTGGAAAAGACTGTTCACAACCGAGTCTCTGAAGCTTATCAGCTTCACTGCAACAGTTATAACCTGTCTTCCTTCAATGATTCAACAAATAAGGTCTCCCAGCCACCGAGGTTTCCTTTATGCGCTGCTTAATAGTTCTTTCTCGTTTTACTTGTTTTCTTTTCAAG TGCATGAGAAGTCTATTTTGCTGCCACTTCTTCCAGCAACCCTTCTGGCTGTTGAAGAGCCTTTTATTTTCAAGTGGCTCACACAATTCGCCATGCTCTCCATGTTTCCTCTGATATGTCGGGATAACTTGGTTGTTGCATATTTGGCTTTGCTTGCTCTCTTTTTCCTGATACTCAATGCGCCTGTTCAACACAGAGTGAGAGAGAGTAATCACCTGAGTAATTATATGGGCTCAGCCACCATGTTCCTTATTTTATGTTGCTATTTTGTTCTTCACATAGTTTACTTGACCATGCATCCTCCTGAGAAGTATCCTTTCCTTTTTGAAGCAATTATTATGAATCTGTGCTTCTCTCAGTTTGTTCTTGTAACTCTTGCCTGCAATATAAAGCAGTGGCTGTTAAAGAAACCTGCCAAATtagaagaaatagaaaagaagtTCATTTGA